A genomic window from Halorubrum trapanicum includes:
- a CDS encoding ABC transporter ATP-binding protein, protein MARSATSARGGPRERDEPDAARGEEAPDDETGPPALAVEGLTKRFGEGDDAVVAVDDVSLTVERGSVVGLLGPNGAGKTTLIKCALGIVIPDAGSVRVFGNDVRDGRRAAYADVDAMLEGARNDYWRLTVRENLRYFATISGVDPDSVATRHDRLLDRLDLADKADTPVRDLSRGMKQKVSLASVLAGGAELVFLDEPTLGLDVESARTLRAELRRLAAEEGLTIVVSSHDMTTIEAVCDRVVMLSNGRIVADDTVEALLGAAASDAVRVASPDLTPETVADLRERLEVVGVDRDARPPAVTVAAGGDRLYELTDALRAAGVTVSDIRTVQPDLEEVFLERTGTVPGAAGPAGAASGGESS, encoded by the coding sequence ATGGCACGGAGCGCGACGAGCGCGCGCGGCGGTCCCCGCGAGCGCGACGAGCCGGACGCGGCACGCGGCGAGGAAGCGCCCGACGACGAGACCGGCCCGCCGGCCCTCGCGGTCGAGGGGCTCACGAAGCGGTTCGGCGAGGGCGACGACGCGGTGGTGGCCGTCGACGACGTGAGCCTCACCGTCGAGCGCGGGTCGGTCGTCGGCCTGCTCGGGCCGAACGGCGCGGGCAAGACGACGCTGATCAAGTGCGCGCTGGGCATCGTCATCCCCGACGCGGGGTCGGTCCGTGTGTTCGGGAACGACGTGCGCGACGGTCGGCGGGCCGCGTACGCCGACGTGGACGCGATGCTGGAGGGCGCGCGCAACGACTACTGGCGGCTCACGGTCCGGGAGAACCTCCGCTACTTCGCGACGATCAGCGGCGTCGACCCCGACTCCGTGGCGACGCGCCACGACCGCCTGCTCGACCGGCTCGACCTGGCCGACAAGGCGGACACGCCCGTCCGCGACCTCTCCCGGGGGATGAAACAGAAGGTGTCGCTCGCGAGCGTACTCGCGGGCGGCGCCGAACTCGTCTTTCTCGACGAGCCGACGCTCGGGCTCGACGTCGAGAGCGCGCGGACGCTCCGGGCGGAGCTGCGGCGGCTCGCGGCCGAGGAGGGGCTCACCATCGTCGTCAGCAGCCACGACATGACGACGATCGAGGCGGTGTGCGACCGCGTCGTCATGCTGTCGAACGGTCGGATCGTCGCCGACGACACCGTCGAGGCGCTGCTGGGGGCGGCCGCGAGCGACGCGGTCCGCGTGGCGAGCCCGGACCTCACCCCGGAGACGGTCGCCGACCTCCGCGAGCGGCTCGAGGTCGTCGGAGTCGACCGCGACGCGCGCCCGCCCGCGGTGACGGTCGCGGCCGGCGGCGACCGGCTGTACGAGCTGACCGACGCGCTCCGGGCGGCCGGCGTCACCGTCTCGGACATCCGCACGGTCCAGCCGGACCTCGAAGAGGTGTTCCTCGAACGCACCGGAACCGTCCCCGGTGCGGCCGGTCCAGCCGGTGCCGCGTCCGGGGGTGAATCCTCGTGA
- a CDS encoding zinc-dependent alcohol dehydrogenase family protein, translating to MRAAVFNGPGEIGVEERPRPEVEAPTDAIVRVTHTAICGSDLWFYRGDSDRDAGSPVGHEPMGIVEEVGDDVTSVSPGDRVLAPFAISCGECEFCRKGLHTSCENGDSWGGDNGGGQGEYVRSTHADGTLVRVPDRHADDEETLRSLLPLTDVLGTGHHAAVSAGVEAGSTVAVIGDGAVGLCGVLAARRLGAERIVAVGHHEDRLELAEEFGATETVSERGEAAVERIRELTYGGPNHVMECVGAASAMNTAIDAVRPGGTIGYVGVPYGVEEEGLDVFGMFGKNVTLAGGVAPVRAYAEELMDDVLQGTLDPAPVFTETVGLDDVAEGYRMMDEREAIKVLVKPHGDA from the coding sequence ATGCGCGCAGCCGTTTTCAACGGTCCCGGCGAGATAGGCGTCGAAGAGCGGCCCCGCCCCGAGGTGGAGGCGCCGACGGACGCGATCGTCCGCGTCACCCACACCGCGATCTGCGGCTCCGACCTCTGGTTCTACCGCGGCGACAGCGACCGCGACGCGGGCTCGCCGGTCGGCCACGAGCCGATGGGGATCGTCGAGGAAGTCGGCGACGACGTGACCTCCGTCAGCCCCGGCGACCGCGTGCTCGCCCCCTTCGCTATCTCCTGCGGCGAGTGTGAGTTCTGTCGGAAGGGGCTCCACACCTCCTGCGAGAACGGCGACTCGTGGGGCGGCGACAACGGCGGGGGGCAGGGCGAGTACGTCCGCTCGACGCACGCCGACGGCACGCTCGTGCGCGTGCCCGACCGCCACGCGGACGACGAGGAGACGCTCCGCTCGCTGCTCCCGCTGACCGACGTGCTGGGCACCGGCCACCACGCCGCGGTCAGCGCGGGCGTGGAGGCGGGCTCGACGGTCGCGGTGATCGGCGACGGCGCGGTCGGGCTCTGCGGCGTCCTCGCGGCCCGGCGGCTCGGCGCCGAACGGATCGTCGCGGTCGGCCACCACGAGGACCGCCTCGAACTCGCCGAGGAGTTCGGCGCCACGGAGACCGTCTCCGAGCGCGGGGAGGCCGCGGTCGAGCGCATCCGAGAGCTCACCTACGGCGGCCCGAACCACGTGATGGAGTGCGTCGGCGCCGCGAGCGCGATGAACACCGCGATCGACGCCGTCCGCCCCGGCGGCACGATCGGGTACGTCGGCGTCCCCTACGGCGTCGAGGAGGAGGGCCTCGACGTGTTCGGCATGTTCGGCAAGAACGTCACCCTCGCGGGCGGGGTCGCCCCCGTCCGCGCCTACGCCGAGGAGCTGATGGACGACGTGCTCCAGGGGACGCTCGACCCCGCGCCGGTCTTCACCGAGACGGTCGGCCTCGACGACGTCGCCGAGGGGTACCGGATGATGGACGAGCGCGAGGCGATCAAGGTGCTGGTGAAGCCGCACGGCGACGCGTAG
- a CDS encoding UPF0175 family protein, which produces MSGLEADLDAIAAAGGYDDTDAVVEEAVRELLRRRPELRLSLAVEKYRTGAVSLNRGAELAGVSTESFKRELADRGIDREAGFLDESAREDRLETFLE; this is translated from the coding sequence ATGTCCGGGCTCGAAGCGGACCTCGATGCCATCGCGGCCGCCGGCGGCTACGACGACACCGACGCCGTGGTCGAGGAGGCCGTCCGCGAGCTGTTGCGTCGGCGTCCGGAGCTTCGGCTCTCGCTCGCGGTCGAGAAGTACCGCACCGGAGCGGTGAGTCTCAACCGGGGGGCAGAACTGGCCGGCGTCTCGACTGAGTCCTTCAAACGCGAACTCGCGGATCGGGGGATCGACCGGGAGGCCGGATTCCTGGACGAGTCCGCCCGCGAGGATCGGCTGGAAACGTTCCTCGAGTAA
- a CDS encoding transcriptional regulator, producing the protein MPADGPGEEFGLAEGFSADLDAEPADERVYRVALQLYDPAGVSEIAERASCAPDTARRHLKRLADIGVVERVSESPLTFARNESYFEWRLRNRLEALSRDELHERLTELTERESAFRERFDAESPTDVDALHHAEYDDIETVWLALSEWHTVRERIDRLEAVRRGRGSDLSAEENAA; encoded by the coding sequence ATGCCTGCCGACGGGCCCGGCGAGGAGTTCGGACTCGCCGAGGGGTTCAGCGCGGACCTCGACGCCGAACCCGCCGACGAGCGGGTGTACCGGGTCGCGCTCCAGCTGTACGACCCGGCGGGCGTGTCGGAAATCGCGGAGCGCGCCTCGTGCGCGCCGGACACCGCGCGGCGACATCTCAAGCGACTGGCCGACATCGGCGTCGTCGAACGCGTCTCGGAGTCGCCGCTCACGTTCGCCCGTAACGAATCATACTTCGAGTGGCGACTTCGGAATCGGCTCGAAGCCCTGTCACGCGACGAGCTCCACGAGAGACTCACCGAACTCACCGAGCGCGAGTCCGCGTTTCGCGAGCGCTTCGACGCCGAGTCGCCGACCGACGTGGATGCGCTCCACCACGCGGAGTACGACGACATCGAGACGGTGTGGCTCGCGTTGAGCGAGTGGCACACCGTCAGGGAACGGATCGACCGGCTGGAGGCCGTCCGGCGCGGTCGCGGCTCCGACTTGTCCGCCGAGGAGAACGCTGCGTGA
- a CDS encoding DUF6293 family protein yields MNDLDVPKRVHIVPLGYELDRIVRPVVDGNADEVILLEPDADKEGVDRPSYHETARQRVRDEGIRTETVECDIFNLFSSLGTIAEISNRLRDHNVYVNLASGSKVTAIGGMIACMVTGAIPYYVHAEEYAGGEERPVASGAKPPETLPKYPIEEPNAERVAVLAYVERNQPVTKRELIDYGRREGLPFVERYDTDGVQNPKRGYYRRLNTHVVEPLESRGFLEVEKHSKYQYLSVTESGSNHLRAFRYLLRE; encoded by the coding sequence ATGAACGATCTCGACGTGCCGAAACGTGTCCATATCGTTCCGCTGGGATACGAATTGGACCGGATCGTCCGTCCGGTCGTCGACGGGAACGCCGACGAGGTGATCCTCCTCGAACCCGACGCCGACAAAGAGGGCGTCGACCGACCGTCATACCACGAGACGGCCCGTCAACGCGTTCGAGACGAAGGGATTCGGACCGAGACCGTCGAGTGCGACATCTTCAATCTCTTCAGTTCGCTCGGGACGATCGCCGAGATCTCGAACCGTCTCCGTGACCACAACGTCTACGTGAACCTCGCGTCGGGGTCGAAGGTGACCGCGATCGGCGGGATGATCGCCTGTATGGTCACCGGCGCGATCCCGTACTACGTCCACGCGGAGGAGTACGCGGGCGGCGAGGAGCGACCGGTGGCCTCGGGCGCGAAGCCACCGGAGACACTCCCGAAGTACCCGATCGAGGAGCCGAACGCCGAACGCGTCGCCGTCCTCGCGTACGTCGAACGGAACCAGCCCGTCACCAAGAGAGAGCTCATCGACTACGGCCGCCGGGAAGGCCTCCCTTTCGTCGAGCGCTACGACACCGATGGGGTTCAGAACCCGAAACGCGGGTACTACCGGCGGCTCAACACGCACGTCGTCGAGCCGCTTGAGAGCCGCGGGTTCCTCGAGGTCGAGAAACACTCCAAGTACCAATACCTTTCCGTCACCGAGAGCGGATCGAACCACCTGCGCGCGTTCCGCTACCTGCTCCGCGAGTAA
- a CDS encoding acyl-CoA thioesterase, with translation MPSVSDTYIENRQRVQPTHTNNYESAHGGNVVKWMDEIGAMSAMRAAGETCVTAKIDGLDFKRPVPQGDTCVIESYVYAVGRTSLRTRIRAYRESPRTGERELTTESYFVFVAVDADGNPTPVPELEITGERCRELRDEALAAEPDEDR, from the coding sequence ATGCCCAGCGTCAGCGACACGTACATCGAGAACCGCCAGCGCGTCCAGCCGACCCACACGAACAACTACGAGTCGGCCCACGGGGGGAACGTCGTCAAGTGGATGGACGAGATCGGCGCGATGTCGGCGATGCGCGCCGCCGGCGAGACCTGCGTCACGGCCAAGATCGACGGGCTCGACTTCAAGCGGCCGGTGCCGCAGGGCGACACCTGCGTCATCGAGTCGTACGTGTACGCGGTCGGGCGCACGAGCCTCCGGACGCGGATCCGCGCGTACCGCGAGTCGCCCCGCACCGGCGAGCGCGAACTCACCACGGAGTCGTACTTCGTGTTCGTCGCCGTCGACGCGGACGGGAACCCGACCCCCGTGCCCGAACTCGAAATCACGGGCGAGCGCTGCCGGGAGCTCCGCGACGAGGCGCTCGCCGCGGAGCCGGACGAGGACCGGTAG
- a CDS encoding transcriptional regulator, translating to MTDEPTDTHPTHDEFTPDPNDAEYPSTLRITSLPAEQAQAAAIERAERWEDGEAVPHVVNFEDRARLRQLLTDRRMELLEAVMERPPESIRGLADRLGRDVHVVHDDLSLLADYEIVHFEADGRAKRPYVPYETVRIEVEFGLPRGDESESTASA from the coding sequence ATGACCGACGAACCAACTGACACCCACCCCACCCACGACGAATTTACACCTGACCCGAACGATGCCGAGTACCCCTCGACGCTCCGAATCACGTCGCTGCCGGCGGAACAGGCACAGGCGGCAGCGATCGAGCGCGCCGAGCGCTGGGAGGACGGCGAGGCGGTCCCGCACGTGGTCAACTTCGAGGACCGTGCGCGGCTCCGCCAGTTGCTCACGGACCGCCGGATGGAGCTCTTAGAAGCCGTCATGGAACGGCCGCCCGAGAGCATCCGCGGGCTGGCGGACCGGCTTGGCCGCGACGTCCACGTCGTCCACGACGACCTGTCGCTGTTGGCCGATTACGAGATTGTCCACTTCGAAGCGGACGGCCGCGCGAAGCGGCCGTACGTCCCCTACGAAACGGTGCGGATCGAGGTCGAGTTCGGACTGCCACGCGGCGACGAGTCGGAATCGACGGCGTCGGCGTGA
- a CDS encoding VOC family protein yields MEILHTCLNVADADRAADWYVDELGFERSWEFTIDDTRNVYVADGNGVEFQLSDTEGEAPSADGDRYDHVAVGVDDVDAAFAEIDHHGVREAPTDHPEAGARVAFVKDPDGHVVELIEPL; encoded by the coding sequence ATGGAGATTCTCCACACCTGTCTGAACGTGGCGGACGCCGACCGGGCCGCCGACTGGTACGTCGACGAGCTCGGCTTCGAGCGGTCGTGGGAGTTCACCATCGACGACACCCGCAACGTGTACGTCGCCGACGGGAACGGCGTCGAGTTCCAGCTGTCGGACACCGAGGGCGAGGCGCCGAGCGCGGACGGCGACCGCTACGACCACGTCGCCGTCGGCGTCGACGACGTGGACGCGGCGTTCGCGGAGATCGATCACCACGGCGTCAGGGAGGCGCCGACCGACCACCCGGAGGCCGGCGCGCGGGTCGCCTTCGTGAAGGACCCCGACGGCCACGTCGTCGAGCTGATCGAGCCGCTCTGA
- a CDS encoding methyl-accepting chemotaxis protein encodes MMNAITARYGRRVGAAVLLTLAVTLGFVALFAGHVTTVGTPAAATAALASVGVVVTLNLGLLGIVLVGNVAVELRRLTETAEAVGRGEFDARATSDRGDEIGRLFDAFDETRRSLRDAVAESERAQSEAEAAREEAEALSDTLLERAEEIGGAMEDAAEGDLTRRLDADGEVDAIERITAAYNEMTGGLATTIEDIQAFAGDVEATSEEMAAEADEVAGMNREVADEMRELADELDAQTERLRETANDTDDFSATVEEIASTTDEVAGDASAAADLGAEGEERATEAVEAIAAIGELLAELDELVAGLDDRMDGVAETTDVIADIAEQTNILALNASIEASRAGGDGDGFAVVADEVKGLAEETRASTTEIEATIGEVTEDVSAVAGEMDRTMTELDETTAAVEAAGEAIEELTGTVEDVDVAMADIARATDEGAEGIESVAARVEAVHGSATDAADRARSLAETADETAETVGDLAATATALSERTASLTERLAQFETRADAADVGGGAAGAPAPTAGDAEVHADD; translated from the coding sequence ATGATGAACGCGATCACCGCGCGGTACGGTCGGCGGGTCGGCGCGGCCGTCCTCCTGACGCTCGCCGTGACGCTCGGCTTCGTCGCTCTCTTCGCGGGGCACGTGACGACGGTCGGGACCCCGGCGGCCGCGACGGCGGCGCTGGCGTCGGTCGGCGTCGTCGTCACGCTGAACCTCGGGCTGCTTGGCATCGTACTGGTCGGAAACGTCGCGGTCGAGCTCCGGCGGCTGACGGAGACGGCCGAGGCGGTCGGGCGCGGCGAGTTCGACGCTCGCGCCACGTCCGACCGCGGCGACGAGATCGGGCGGCTGTTCGACGCCTTCGACGAGACCCGGCGGTCGCTCCGGGACGCGGTCGCCGAGTCCGAGCGGGCGCAGTCCGAGGCGGAGGCGGCCCGCGAGGAGGCCGAGGCGCTGTCCGACACCCTCTTGGAGCGCGCCGAGGAGATCGGCGGCGCCATGGAGGACGCGGCCGAGGGCGACCTCACGCGCCGGCTCGACGCGGACGGTGAGGTCGACGCGATCGAGCGCATCACGGCGGCGTACAACGAGATGACCGGTGGGCTCGCGACGACGATCGAGGACATCCAGGCGTTCGCGGGCGACGTGGAGGCGACGAGCGAGGAGATGGCCGCGGAGGCCGACGAGGTCGCGGGGATGAACCGGGAGGTGGCCGACGAGATGCGCGAGCTGGCCGACGAGCTGGACGCGCAAACCGAGCGGTTACGGGAGACGGCCAACGACACCGACGACTTCTCCGCGACCGTCGAGGAGATCGCTTCCACCACCGACGAGGTGGCCGGCGACGCGAGCGCCGCGGCCGACCTCGGCGCGGAGGGCGAAGAGCGGGCGACCGAGGCGGTCGAGGCGATCGCCGCGATCGGCGAGCTGCTGGCGGAGCTGGACGAGCTCGTCGCCGGGCTCGACGACCGAATGGACGGCGTCGCGGAGACGACCGACGTGATCGCCGACATCGCCGAGCAGACCAACATCCTCGCGCTGAACGCCTCGATCGAGGCGTCGCGGGCGGGCGGCGACGGCGACGGCTTCGCGGTCGTCGCCGACGAGGTGAAGGGGCTCGCCGAGGAGACGCGCGCCTCGACGACGGAGATCGAGGCGACGATCGGCGAGGTGACGGAGGACGTGTCCGCGGTCGCCGGCGAGATGGACCGGACGATGACGGAGCTCGACGAGACGACCGCGGCGGTCGAGGCCGCGGGCGAGGCGATCGAGGAGCTCACCGGTACCGTCGAGGACGTCGACGTCGCGATGGCGGACATCGCGCGGGCGACCGACGAGGGCGCCGAGGGGATCGAGTCGGTCGCGGCGCGCGTCGAAGCGGTCCACGGCTCCGCCACCGACGCCGCGGACCGCGCGCGGTCGCTCGCCGAGACCGCCGACGAGACGGCCGAGACCGTCGGCGATCTCGCGGCGACGGCGACGGCGCTGTCGGAGCGCACCGCGTCGCTCACCGAGCGGCTCGCGCAGTTCGAAACGCGTGCGGACGCGGCCGACGTCGGAGGCGGGGCCGCGGGCGCTCCCGCTCCGACCGCCGGCGACGCGGAGGTGCACGCCGATGATTGA
- a CDS encoding ABC transporter permease: MSADAPPGDATAADSSPAEASAATDAIADDDPRPATYYHLARAVLYREFLIFVRYPANAIGGIVVSLFFFAALFLGGQLLAGQALADSIEGIVVGYFLWTLSVGAYSSVSNDIGSEVQWGTLERHITTPFGFAPVALLKGVAKVVRTFLTSAVILAVMLLATGTRLSLAPVTVVVVAGLSIVSVLGLGFAAGGVTVLYKRIGNWLNLLQFGFVALISAPVFDLPWTRVLPLAHGSAMLQRAMVDGIRLWEFPLADVALLVAVAGGYLVGGYLVFQGATRRARRLGVLGDY, from the coding sequence GTGAGCGCGGACGCGCCGCCCGGGGACGCGACCGCGGCTGACTCGTCGCCCGCAGAGGCGTCCGCGGCCACCGACGCGATCGCCGACGACGATCCCCGGCCGGCCACCTACTACCACCTCGCGCGGGCGGTGCTGTATCGCGAGTTCCTGATCTTCGTGCGGTACCCGGCCAACGCGATCGGGGGGATCGTGGTGTCGCTGTTCTTCTTCGCCGCGCTGTTCCTGGGCGGGCAGCTGCTCGCCGGGCAGGCGCTCGCGGACTCGATCGAGGGGATCGTCGTCGGCTACTTCCTGTGGACGCTGTCGGTGGGCGCGTACTCGTCGGTGTCGAACGACATCGGCAGCGAGGTGCAGTGGGGGACCCTCGAACGCCACATCACCACGCCGTTCGGCTTCGCGCCCGTCGCGCTGTTGAAGGGCGTCGCGAAGGTGGTGCGGACGTTCCTCACGAGCGCCGTGATCCTCGCGGTGATGCTCCTCGCGACCGGGACGCGGCTGAGCCTCGCGCCCGTGACCGTGGTCGTCGTCGCCGGCCTGTCGATCGTCTCGGTGCTGGGGCTCGGCTTCGCTGCGGGCGGCGTGACGGTGCTGTACAAGCGGATCGGCAACTGGCTCAACCTGCTCCAGTTCGGCTTCGTCGCGCTGATCTCGGCGCCCGTCTTCGATCTCCCGTGGACGCGCGTGCTCCCTCTGGCGCACGGCAGCGCCATGCTCCAGCGCGCGATGGTCGACGGGATCCGGCTGTGGGAGTTCCCGCTCGCGGACGTGGCGCTGCTCGTCGCGGTCGCGGGCGGCTACCTCGTCGGCGGCTACCTCGTCTTTCAGGGCGCGACCCGGCGGGCGCGGCGGCTCGGCGTGCTCGGCGACTACTGA
- a CDS encoding RNA-guided endonuclease TnpB family protein, which yields MEVRRTAPVKLVVPDKRYDDLHESARQFLHCANRAAEFCWDDDSYANCVTANSTARDALYEQLREETDLTANLVQAAIRRAVQATKGCVERWKQGKRVSQPEFTSWSMVYDKRSATFYRDRVSLSTVNGRVECDFELPADSPTPYEQYVLSEDYEFRASTLQYDKATDEFYFHITTRKYDTDESEVSEDTEHQTVLGIDLGVNSLAVASTGTFWQGDEYDHWCREFEKRRGEMQQRGTQPAHNALLRLGKREEAWRKQYIHTVANELVSEAIEHDCDVIVFEELTDIRERLPQAKWHHVWAFRRLSEYVSYKAPEQGVSVEQVEPNHTSQRCSRTDCGFTHEANRDGEHFECQKCGYEVNADYNAAKNIGVRYARKRKHRLRSSPKSGSGDAPVDVRVNGGTLNGKSHQSIAGD from the coding sequence ATGGAGGTGCGTCGAACTGCGCCGGTCAAACTTGTTGTTCCCGACAAGCGGTACGACGACCTCCACGAATCCGCGCGACAGTTCCTTCACTGTGCGAATCGTGCCGCTGAATTCTGTTGGGACGACGACTCCTACGCCAACTGCGTTACGGCGAACTCGACCGCACGGGACGCGCTCTACGAACAACTACGAGAGGAAACTGATCTTACTGCGAACCTCGTTCAAGCGGCTATCCGTCGTGCCGTCCAAGCGACGAAAGGATGCGTCGAACGGTGGAAACAGGGCAAGCGGGTGAGCCAGCCGGAGTTCACGTCGTGGAGCATGGTCTACGACAAGCGAAGCGCGACGTTCTACCGCGACCGTGTGTCTCTTTCGACCGTCAACGGGCGCGTCGAGTGCGACTTTGAACTTCCGGCGGATAGCCCGACTCCCTACGAACAGTACGTTCTCTCGGAGGACTACGAGTTCCGGGCGAGCACACTGCAATACGACAAGGCAACTGACGAGTTCTATTTCCACATCACGACGCGGAAGTACGATACCGACGAATCCGAGGTTTCGGAAGATACCGAGCACCAAACAGTCCTCGGTATCGACCTCGGCGTCAACAGCCTCGCAGTCGCTTCGACCGGCACGTTCTGGCAGGGCGACGAATACGATCACTGGTGCCGTGAATTCGAGAAGCGGCGTGGTGAGATGCAACAGCGCGGGACGCAACCCGCGCACAACGCCCTGCTTCGCCTCGGAAAGCGCGAAGAAGCGTGGCGGAAGCAGTACATCCACACGGTTGCCAATGAGCTCGTTTCGGAAGCCATCGAACACGACTGCGACGTAATCGTGTTCGAGGAGTTAACCGACATCCGCGAGCGGCTCCCGCAGGCGAAATGGCACCACGTGTGGGCGTTCCGACGCCTGTCCGAGTACGTCTCCTACAAGGCACCAGAGCAGGGCGTCTCCGTGGAGCAAGTCGAGCCGAACCACACGTCCCAGCGCTGTTCTCGGACGGATTGTGGGTTCACGCACGAAGCGAACCGTGACGGCGAACACTTCGAGTGCCAGAAATGCGGCTATGAGGTCAACGCGGATTACAACGCGGCGAAGAATATCGGGGTACGGTATGCCCGAAAGCGGAAACACAGACTCCGCTCCTCGCCCAAGTCGGGGAGCGGAGACGCACCAGTAGACGTGCGTGTAAATGGTGGGACGTTGAACGGCAAGAGTCACCAGTCCATTGCTGGCGACTGA
- a CDS encoding sulfite exporter TauE/SafE family protein: MSSSLSSGVQRAFLRYQHVFVFLAPVLFVAGVYAFAPTPADAGVEYWTEYWWLFIAFAIGATIVNTVGISGSALFVPFLIFVFPLVAYPLEPTTLVKIGLISESFGLSSSSLAFIQYGLVDRRLSLSLVLGGIPFVVGGALLSFVIPEPLFHALLGIALLSASYLLFKANLGHDEPTGGGGGDGIATDGGSSRGLPDDADKLGPAGVETDDSGTVTRVDRDGDDYTYSRGGYLERFLNYSVGGVFQGLAGFGIGELGIISMLRTQVPVRVAIGTNHIVVATTAVLASVVHVFGGGLVGGHSIDLATTPWNMVVWTVPAATLGGQIAPYVSTALDTGTIKAGVGGLFAVIAVALFAMAGGGI; this comes from the coding sequence ATGAGTAGCTCACTGTCGAGCGGCGTCCAGCGTGCCTTCCTGCGCTATCAGCACGTCTTCGTGTTCCTCGCTCCCGTCCTGTTCGTGGCGGGGGTGTACGCCTTCGCACCGACGCCGGCCGACGCCGGCGTCGAGTACTGGACCGAGTACTGGTGGCTGTTCATCGCGTTCGCCATCGGCGCCACCATCGTCAACACCGTCGGGATCAGCGGGTCGGCGCTGTTCGTGCCGTTCCTCATCTTCGTCTTCCCGCTCGTCGCGTATCCCCTGGAGCCGACGACGCTGGTGAAGATCGGGCTCATCAGCGAGTCGTTCGGCCTGTCGAGCTCGTCGCTCGCCTTCATCCAGTACGGGCTCGTCGACCGGCGGCTCTCGCTGTCGCTCGTGTTGGGGGGTATCCCCTTCGTGGTCGGCGGGGCGCTCCTCTCCTTCGTCATCCCCGAACCCCTGTTCCACGCGCTGTTGGGGATCGCGCTGCTCTCGGCGTCGTACCTGCTGTTCAAGGCCAACCTCGGCCACGACGAGCCGACCGGGGGCGGGGGCGGCGACGGGATCGCGACGGACGGCGGATCCTCACGGGGCCTCCCTGACGACGCGGACAAACTCGGGCCAGCGGGCGTCGAGACGGACGACTCCGGCACGGTGACTCGGGTCGACCGCGACGGCGACGACTACACGTACTCCCGGGGCGGCTACCTCGAACGGTTCCTCAACTACAGCGTCGGCGGGGTGTTCCAGGGGCTCGCCGGCTTCGGGATCGGCGAGCTCGGGATCATCTCGATGCTCCGCACGCAGGTCCCGGTCCGCGTCGCCATCGGCACGAACCACATCGTCGTCGCGACCACCGCCGTGCTCGCCTCCGTCGTCCACGTGTTCGGCGGCGGCCTGGTCGGCGGCCACTCTATCGACCTGGCGACGACGCCGTGGAACATGGTCGTCTGGACGGTCCCGGCGGCGACGCTCGGCGGCCAGATCGCGCCGTACGTCTCGACCGCGCTCGACACCGGGACGATCAAGGCGGGCGTGGGCGGGCTGTTCGCGGTCATCGCCGTCGCGCTGTTCGCGATGGCGGGCGGCGGGATCTGA
- a CDS encoding bacteriorhodopsin translates to MIEPSTVRFASAGIYAVSAVVLLALARRKPADLRRYCYPFVAVVALAGVGIASWGAGIGTFAVGTGTLEAGQLLSDYVAYPFLFGFAAFVAGAGRRYVGGIVAITVAMRLGYDFAEVFAGPLATAGTLGILVGYATLVGLFFGPVASAAARQTPARELFYKKTRNLALFAFGVLIAWAMLQIAGLFDTFTAAVTLEYLDLLLRVGFAGFVFANVETLAAAEESEVGDAGDDAGRGPAATVSTSSAD, encoded by the coding sequence ATGATTGAGCCGTCGACGGTGCGGTTCGCTTCCGCAGGGATCTACGCCGTCTCCGCGGTCGTGCTGCTCGCCTTGGCGCGGCGCAAGCCCGCAGACCTGCGGCGGTACTGCTACCCGTTCGTCGCGGTCGTGGCGCTCGCGGGCGTCGGGATCGCGAGCTGGGGCGCCGGGATCGGGACGTTCGCTGTCGGGACCGGCACGCTGGAGGCCGGCCAGCTGCTCTCCGACTACGTGGCGTACCCGTTCCTGTTCGGGTTCGCGGCGTTCGTCGCGGGGGCGGGCCGGCGGTACGTCGGGGGGATCGTCGCGATCACCGTCGCGATGCGGCTCGGCTACGACTTCGCCGAGGTGTTCGCGGGGCCGCTCGCGACGGCGGGCACCCTCGGGATCCTCGTCGGCTACGCGACGCTCGTCGGGCTGTTCTTCGGGCCAGTGGCGAGCGCGGCGGCGCGGCAGACGCCCGCACGCGAGCTGTTCTACAAGAAGACGCGGAACCTCGCGCTGTTCGCCTTCGGCGTGTTGATCGCGTGGGCGATGTTACAGATCGCCGGGCTGTTCGATACGTTCACCGCGGCGGTGACCTTAGAGTATCTTGATCTCCTCTTGCGGGTCGGCTTCGCGGGCTTCGTCTTCGCGAATGTAGAGACGCTGGCGGCGGCGGAGGAATCCGAAGTCGGCGATGCTGGCGATGATGCGGGACGGGGTCCGGCCGCGACGGTGTCGACGTCGAGCGCGGACTGA